A part of Amycolatopsis lurida genomic DNA contains:
- a CDS encoding tyrosine-protein phosphatase: protein MTVASPLTGAFNFRDAGDGPIRRGRLFRSDTLQALTATDKELLLERFGIEGVLDLRSSAETVSEGRADLPGVRYVNVPLRSVRKGRSSALEEIYADHLRHDDNLAVAVEILAVLLVRPVVVHCASGKDRTGIVTALVLGLAGASREVIVRDYLRSAYSLPRVIARFRSLGLPEELFRCTEGTINALLDTVEEDFGGFAGWARQRGVSDAAVRALRGNLLNDRGIVR from the coding sequence GTGACGGTCGCCTCCCCGCTCACCGGCGCGTTCAACTTCCGCGACGCCGGCGACGGGCCGATCCGGCGAGGAAGGCTGTTCCGCAGCGACACCTTGCAGGCGCTGACCGCCACCGACAAGGAACTCCTGCTCGAACGGTTCGGCATCGAAGGGGTCCTCGACCTTCGCTCCAGCGCCGAGACCGTCAGCGAGGGCCGGGCGGATCTGCCCGGCGTCCGCTATGTGAACGTGCCGCTCCGATCTGTCCGAAAAGGACGATCGAGTGCGCTGGAGGAGATCTACGCCGATCACCTCCGGCACGACGACAACCTCGCGGTCGCCGTCGAGATCCTCGCGGTCCTGCTGGTCCGGCCCGTCGTGGTGCACTGCGCGTCGGGCAAGGACCGGACCGGGATCGTCACGGCCCTCGTGCTCGGCCTCGCCGGGGCGTCGCGGGAGGTGATCGTCCGCGACTACCTGCGCAGCGCGTACAGCCTGCCCCGGGTGATCGCGCGGTTCCGCTCCCTCGGGTTGCCGGAGGAACTCTTCCGGTGCACGGAGGGCACGATCAACGCCTTGCTGGACACCGTTGAGGAAGACTTCGGCGGCTTCGCGGGCTGGGCGCGGCAACGTGGCGTGTCCGACGCCGCGGTCCGGGCACTGCGCGGGAATTTACTCAACGACAGAGGAATTGTCCGGTAA
- a CDS encoding glycosyl hydrolase family 95 catalytic domain-containing protein: MVKLSRRSMLRVAAGAAALGGLWAQGAPPALAGQDVHRRIVDDACMRWRRMPKNWQEGPFLGNGFLGVQFYAGAQPNVLKVMLGHSQVQDQRGQWEAGIGYSRLPIGFLTLTFEGAITAVDWHLDLYNAELGGTITTTRGSVRFSALVHNDRDLLLVSLTGEASAEWGFTPLESATTRTIRKPPEYTANPVPKPASAGEVRYCEQPLHAGGGYTTAWRERKIGTRRLLAATVAYAFPEPTHTAEAIRRVDRASAVHPDGLVAGHRRWWNAFYRRSFVSVPDKRVQRFYWIQLYKTACATRANGPVVAEWGPWFPEVGNSWTAVWWNLNVQVTYPIVNSSNHPELDAVTATFRRDHANLEFSVPPAYRDGDTYALSHPGDWRLRPGGTRAVGVPGPATKNDQTGNLIWGLHNVWLAYRHSMDVRVLRDVLYPTLAKALNYYRHFLATGQDGALHLPMTRSPEYADAADCAYDLSLIRWAARTLVESAAKLRIDDPRVPAWREIGEKLVPYHQDPAQGVLIGEGVPLADSHRHFSHLLWLYPLREKLWDRPGDRDIMRRTFAHWSGAQAKWHGYSFAAASSMSSVMDAPEEALRYLKIFLDGTVVANTQLTPNTMYREGANLAIESPITAAQSIVDMLLQGDHGVLKVFPSVSSTWPDASFESLRAEGAFLVDASRANGATQWIRVRSEAGEPLTLRHGISGDIEVRDGRGRRLPWRHAGPGTISIPLGRGGTAVVLRRGTRPALEPRDVPGDRGTPAWGV; the protein is encoded by the coding sequence ATGGTCAAGCTGTCCAGACGATCGATGCTGAGGGTCGCGGCGGGGGCGGCCGCGCTCGGTGGTCTTTGGGCTCAGGGGGCTCCGCCGGCGCTCGCCGGACAGGACGTCCATCGCCGGATCGTCGACGACGCGTGCATGCGCTGGAGGCGGATGCCGAAGAACTGGCAGGAGGGCCCGTTCCTCGGCAACGGCTTCCTCGGCGTGCAGTTCTACGCGGGCGCGCAGCCGAACGTTCTCAAGGTGATGCTCGGCCATTCCCAGGTCCAGGACCAGCGCGGGCAGTGGGAAGCGGGCATCGGGTACTCGCGGCTCCCGATCGGCTTTCTCACCCTCACCTTCGAGGGCGCGATCACGGCGGTGGACTGGCATCTGGACCTGTACAACGCCGAACTCGGCGGCACGATCACCACCACCCGGGGGTCGGTGCGGTTCTCCGCGCTGGTCCACAACGACCGGGATCTCCTCCTCGTCTCGCTCACCGGGGAGGCGTCCGCGGAATGGGGATTCACGCCGCTCGAATCGGCGACCACCAGGACGATCCGCAAGCCGCCCGAGTACACGGCCAACCCCGTTCCGAAGCCGGCCAGTGCGGGCGAGGTCCGGTATTGCGAGCAGCCACTCCACGCGGGCGGCGGGTACACGACGGCGTGGCGTGAGCGGAAGATCGGCACGCGACGGCTCCTGGCGGCGACGGTCGCGTACGCGTTCCCTGAGCCGACCCATACCGCCGAGGCGATCAGGAGGGTCGATCGCGCGTCGGCGGTGCACCCGGACGGGCTCGTCGCCGGCCATCGACGCTGGTGGAACGCCTTCTACCGCCGCAGTTTCGTGTCCGTTCCGGACAAGCGGGTCCAGCGGTTCTACTGGATCCAGCTGTACAAGACCGCCTGCGCCACCCGTGCGAACGGGCCGGTCGTCGCCGAATGGGGGCCGTGGTTCCCGGAGGTCGGCAACAGTTGGACGGCGGTGTGGTGGAACCTCAACGTCCAGGTCACGTACCCGATCGTCAACAGCAGCAACCATCCCGAACTCGACGCCGTCACCGCGACCTTCCGCCGCGACCACGCCAACCTCGAATTCTCGGTCCCTCCCGCCTACCGGGACGGCGACACATACGCCCTCTCGCATCCGGGGGACTGGCGGTTGCGGCCCGGCGGTACCCGCGCGGTCGGCGTTCCGGGCCCCGCCACCAAGAACGACCAGACCGGCAACCTGATCTGGGGCCTGCACAACGTCTGGCTCGCGTACCGGCACAGCATGGACGTCCGCGTCCTGCGCGACGTGCTGTATCCGACGCTCGCCAAGGCGCTCAACTACTACCGCCACTTCCTCGCGACCGGCCAGGACGGTGCCTTGCACCTGCCGATGACGAGGTCACCCGAGTACGCCGACGCGGCCGACTGCGCCTATGACCTCTCGTTGATCCGCTGGGCCGCGCGCACCCTCGTCGAATCGGCGGCCAAGCTGCGGATCGACGACCCGAGGGTGCCGGCGTGGCGGGAGATCGGCGAGAAACTGGTGCCGTACCACCAGGATCCCGCACAAGGCGTGCTGATCGGCGAAGGTGTCCCGCTGGCCGACTCGCATCGGCACTTCTCACATCTGCTCTGGCTCTATCCGCTGCGGGAGAAACTCTGGGACCGTCCCGGTGACCGGGACATCATGCGCCGCACTTTCGCGCACTGGTCCGGCGCGCAGGCGAAATGGCACGGCTACAGTTTCGCGGCGGCGTCGTCGATGAGTTCCGTGATGGACGCGCCGGAGGAAGCCCTGCGGTATCTGAAGATCTTCCTCGACGGGACCGTCGTGGCCAACACGCAGCTGACGCCGAACACGATGTACCGCGAGGGCGCGAACCTCGCGATCGAAAGCCCCATCACCGCCGCACAGTCCATAGTGGACATGCTGCTGCAAGGCGATCACGGAGTGCTCAAGGTGTTCCCCTCGGTCTCGTCGACGTGGCCGGACGCGTCCTTCGAGAGCCTGCGCGCGGAGGGCGCCTTCCTTGTGGACGCTTCCCGCGCGAACGGCGCGACCCAATGGATCCGCGTCCGCAGTGAGGCGGGGGAGCCGCTCACGCTGCGGCATGGGATCTCCGGTGACATCGAGGTCCGTGACGGGCGCGGACGGCGGCTTCCCTGGCGGCACGCGGGTCCCGGCACGATCTCGATCCCGCTCGGCCGCGGCGGGACGGCCGTCGTCCTGCGACGCGGAACGCGTCCGGCGCTGGAACCACGGGACGTTCCTGGTGATCGTGGAACTCCGGCATGGGGGGTCTGA